One genomic region from Amycolatopsis sp. FBCC-B4732 encodes:
- a CDS encoding aldehyde dehydrogenase family protein codes for MDMITPEPRPAWIAGRPEAGATTLVVHHPYDGSEVATVAVPGPEQVERAVAAAASVAREFRGTPAHVRAGALDHVSRVLAARAEEIAEVITAENGKPLKWAEAEVTRAVSVFRIAAEEARRFTGDVQRLDTDPAGEARLALTRRVPRGPVLGIAPFNFPLNLVAHKVAPSLAIGAPIIVKPAPRTPLSALVLGEILAETDLPEGAFSVLPLGNEETKALVADPRLPVVSFTGSGPVGWSLKDAAPRKHVVLELGGNAAAVVLRDWPDPEGAAHRIATFGNYQAGQSCIAVQRVIVDAAVAEEFVPALLEAVEAQRTGDPYDRNTDVGPVVDEAAAERIVAWVDEAVEAGAKVLTGGTRDGATVAPTLLTEVPPDTKAWNEEIFGPVLAVSVVDGVDAAFRSVNDSAYGLQAGVFTTDVQLAFHASAELEVGGVIIGDVPSYRADQMPYGGVKGSGVGREGVLAAMHDLTEERVTVFTGIDL; via the coding sequence ATGGACATGATCACCCCCGAGCCGCGCCCCGCCTGGATCGCCGGCCGCCCCGAGGCGGGCGCCACCACCCTCGTCGTGCACCACCCGTACGACGGCAGCGAGGTCGCCACGGTCGCCGTGCCCGGGCCGGAGCAGGTCGAGCGCGCGGTCGCGGCCGCGGCGTCGGTCGCGCGCGAGTTCCGCGGTACGCCCGCGCACGTCCGCGCGGGCGCGCTGGACCACGTCTCCCGGGTGCTCGCCGCGCGTGCCGAGGAGATCGCCGAGGTGATCACGGCCGAGAACGGCAAGCCGCTCAAGTGGGCCGAGGCCGAGGTCACCCGCGCGGTTTCGGTGTTCCGCATCGCCGCCGAGGAGGCCCGCCGGTTCACCGGCGACGTCCAGCGCCTCGACACCGACCCCGCGGGCGAGGCGCGGCTGGCGCTGACCCGCCGCGTCCCGCGCGGGCCGGTGCTCGGCATCGCGCCGTTCAACTTCCCGCTGAACCTGGTGGCGCACAAGGTCGCGCCGTCGCTGGCGATCGGCGCGCCGATCATCGTCAAGCCCGCGCCGCGGACCCCGTTGTCGGCGCTGGTCCTCGGCGAGATCCTGGCCGAGACGGACCTGCCGGAAGGCGCGTTTTCGGTGCTGCCGCTGGGGAACGAGGAGACCAAGGCACTCGTCGCCGACCCGCGGCTGCCCGTGGTGTCGTTCACCGGCTCGGGCCCGGTCGGCTGGTCGCTGAAGGACGCGGCGCCGCGCAAGCACGTCGTGCTCGAACTCGGCGGCAACGCGGCGGCCGTCGTGCTGCGCGACTGGCCCGACCCCGAAGGCGCCGCGCACCGCATCGCCACCTTCGGCAACTATCAGGCCGGCCAGTCCTGCATCGCGGTGCAGCGGGTGATCGTGGACGCCGCCGTGGCCGAGGAGTTCGTGCCCGCCCTGCTGGAAGCCGTCGAGGCGCAGCGCACCGGCGACCCGTACGACCGCAACACCGACGTCGGCCCGGTCGTCGACGAAGCCGCCGCGGAACGGATCGTCGCGTGGGTGGACGAAGCCGTCGAGGCGGGCGCGAAGGTGCTGACCGGCGGCACCCGCGACGGCGCGACCGTCGCCCCGACCCTGCTCACCGAGGTCCCGCCGGACACCAAGGCGTGGAACGAAGAGATCTTCGGCCCGGTCCTCGCGGTGTCCGTTGTGGACGGTGTGGACGCCGCGTTCCGGTCGGTCAACGACTCCGCGTACGGCCTGCAGGCCGGCGTCTTCACCACCGACGTCCAGCTGGCGTTCCACGCGTCGGCCGAGCTCGAGGTCGGCGGCGTGATCATCGGCGACGTGCCGTCCTACCGCGCGGACCAGATGCCGTACGGCGGGGTGAAGGGCTCCGGCGTCGGCCGCGAAGGCGTGCTCGCGGCGATGCACGACCTGACCGAGGAGCGCGTCACGGTCTTCACCGGCATCGACCTCTAG
- a CDS encoding rhomboid family intramembrane serine protease, with amino-acid sequence MSARAASRNPFAALTGPTRRPYLTAAVFAVTLACGIAQLAVRGLYDHVVRDAAGIDAGEWYRLVTGMFFQDAWAFGLVSNLLWLAVFGTLAERVFGRARWLLLYFGCGLFGQFTSYVWLNPVGAGNSMCVAGLIGGLAAVVMTALRRYGVVLPIQFRVMAFAVPVLAVVDTVAHDNHGVPALLGLALGFLVLPRRPVVGVQEG; translated from the coding sequence ATGAGCGCGCGCGCCGCATCCCGCAACCCGTTCGCGGCCCTCACCGGGCCCACCCGCCGTCCGTACCTGACGGCCGCGGTGTTCGCGGTGACACTGGCGTGCGGGATCGCGCAGCTGGCAGTCCGCGGGCTCTACGACCACGTCGTCCGCGACGCGGCCGGCATCGACGCGGGCGAGTGGTACCGCCTGGTGACGGGCATGTTCTTCCAGGACGCGTGGGCGTTCGGCCTGGTCTCGAACCTGCTCTGGCTGGCGGTGTTCGGCACGCTCGCCGAGCGCGTGTTCGGCCGCGCCCGCTGGCTGCTGCTGTACTTCGGCTGCGGCCTGTTCGGCCAGTTCACGAGCTACGTCTGGCTCAACCCGGTCGGGGCGGGCAACTCGATGTGCGTGGCGGGCCTGATCGGCGGCCTGGCGGCGGTGGTGATGACGGCTTTGCGCCGCTACGGCGTGGTGCTGCCGATCCAGTTCCGGGTCATGGCGTTCGCGGTGCCGGTGCTGGCCGTGGTGGACACGGTCGCGCACGACAACCACGGCGTCCCGGCCCTGCTCGGCCTGGCCCTCGGCTTCCTGGTCCTGCCCCGCCGCCCGGTCGTGGGTGTTCAGGAGGGTTAG
- a CDS encoding FAD-binding oxidoreductase has product MDSEHDQAQPAGRPRVHHRVDRRTFLRVAGVSAAGAVAAACGPGGSPSPVASSAPVPTTSAPPSSRLPTGPPNWDDLRGKLTGNLLRPGADGYDTAKRAFNQLFDNKNPVAVVTASTAQDVQASVQAVAGRASIAARSGGHSYAGYSVPDGGLVVDVAGLDKVEVQGSQAVIGAGAKLKDVYAALGRAGRALPAGSCPTVGIAGLTLGGGIGVLSRKYGLTCDRLSSAQVVMADGRLVKASADTEPDLFWGLRGGGGGNFGIVTEFTFDTDPAPDLTVFSLHFPAGSAADVLNAWQQWIAAMPPELWANCVLSGGSPVQCRVGGCYVGGAAGLNTLLTNLTTNAGARPTQRTVKSLDYLGAMNYFSGSSNRQSFVASSRIVTSPVDAAKVVALADGRTGTDLLIDGLGGKVGEPAKDATAFWHRDALASVQIYAPATAKTQQKVTQSVGEVAAGLAAAGAGGGYVNYIDPALADWKTAYYGDNAKRLQDVAKKYDPDNVFRFGQSVRS; this is encoded by the coding sequence GTGGACAGTGAGCACGACCAGGCGCAACCCGCCGGACGGCCGCGCGTCCACCACCGTGTGGACAGAAGGACGTTCCTCCGGGTGGCGGGGGTGTCGGCCGCCGGTGCCGTCGCCGCCGCGTGCGGGCCGGGCGGCTCGCCGTCGCCCGTCGCCTCGAGCGCGCCGGTGCCCACGACCTCCGCGCCGCCCAGCTCGCGGCTGCCCACCGGGCCGCCGAACTGGGACGACCTGCGCGGCAAGCTGACCGGGAACCTGCTGCGCCCGGGCGCCGACGGCTACGACACCGCCAAGCGCGCGTTCAACCAGCTCTTCGACAACAAGAACCCGGTCGCGGTCGTGACGGCGTCGACCGCCCAGGACGTCCAGGCGAGCGTCCAGGCCGTGGCCGGGCGCGCGTCCATCGCCGCGCGCAGCGGCGGCCACAGCTACGCCGGCTACTCGGTGCCCGACGGCGGGCTGGTCGTCGACGTCGCCGGGCTGGACAAGGTCGAAGTCCAGGGCAGCCAGGCCGTCATCGGCGCGGGCGCGAAGCTCAAGGACGTCTACGCCGCGCTGGGCCGCGCCGGGCGCGCGCTGCCCGCCGGGTCCTGCCCGACGGTCGGGATCGCCGGGCTGACCCTCGGCGGCGGCATCGGCGTGCTCTCCCGCAAGTACGGCCTGACCTGCGACCGCCTGAGTTCGGCGCAGGTCGTCATGGCCGACGGCCGGCTGGTCAAGGCGTCCGCCGACACCGAGCCCGACCTGTTCTGGGGGCTGCGCGGCGGGGGCGGCGGCAACTTCGGCATCGTCACCGAGTTCACCTTCGACACCGACCCGGCGCCGGACCTGACGGTCTTCTCGCTGCACTTCCCGGCCGGGTCCGCGGCCGACGTGCTGAACGCGTGGCAGCAGTGGATCGCCGCGATGCCGCCGGAGCTCTGGGCGAACTGCGTGCTTTCGGGCGGCTCGCCGGTCCAGTGCCGCGTCGGCGGCTGCTACGTCGGCGGGGCGGCCGGGCTGAACACGCTGCTCACCAACCTGACCACCAACGCCGGCGCGCGGCCGACCCAGCGCACCGTGAAGAGCCTCGACTACCTCGGCGCCATGAACTACTTCTCCGGCAGCTCCAACCGGCAGTCGTTCGTGGCGTCGTCGCGGATCGTCACGAGCCCGGTGGACGCCGCGAAGGTCGTCGCGCTCGCCGACGGCCGCACCGGCACCGACCTGCTCATCGACGGCCTCGGCGGCAAGGTGGGCGAACCGGCGAAGGACGCGACGGCGTTCTGGCACCGCGACGCGCTGGCCAGCGTCCAGATCTACGCGCCCGCGACGGCGAAGACCCAGCAGAAGGTCACGCAGTCGGTCGGGGAGGTCGCCGCCGGGCTCGCCGCGGCCGGTGCCGGTGGCGGGTACGTCAACTACATCGACCCGGCTCTGGCCGACTGGAAGACCGCCTACTACGGCGACAACGCCAAGCGGCTGCAGGACGTCGCGAAGAAGTACGACCCCGACAACGTCTTCCGGTTCGGGCAGAGCGTCAGGAGCTGA
- a CDS encoding zinc-dependent alcohol dehydrogenase family protein encodes MRATVIYGAGDVRVETVPDPKLAEPTDVILRVVRSCICGSDLWPYADMPPREHGRRIGHEFLGVVEETGADVTTLKKGDLAVAPFVWSDNTCEFCREGLQTSCLHGGGWGAKGVDGGQGEAVRVPQADGTLVKLPHTEDDDLLASLLTLSDVFSTGHHAAVKAGVREGQNVTVIGDGAVGLSAVLAAKRLGADRIVLMGRHRARTDLGREFGATDVVAERGDEGIEKVRELTNGQGTHAVLECVGTKGAFEMGVGVVRAGGAVSRVGLPQYEDAPAGVGVFRRNVTITGGVAPARHYIPELLPDVLEGRYRPGRVFDRTIDVEGVPDGYRAMADREALKVLIKP; translated from the coding sequence ATGCGAGCGACAGTCATCTACGGCGCCGGCGACGTCCGGGTCGAGACCGTGCCGGACCCGAAACTGGCCGAGCCCACCGACGTCATCCTGCGGGTCGTGCGGTCCTGCATCTGCGGCAGCGACCTCTGGCCCTACGCCGACATGCCGCCGCGCGAGCACGGGCGCCGGATCGGCCACGAGTTCCTCGGCGTCGTCGAAGAGACCGGCGCCGACGTCACCACCCTCAAGAAGGGCGACCTCGCCGTCGCGCCGTTCGTCTGGTCCGACAACACCTGCGAGTTCTGCCGCGAAGGCCTCCAGACGTCCTGCCTGCACGGCGGCGGCTGGGGCGCGAAGGGCGTCGACGGGGGCCAAGGCGAGGCCGTGCGCGTGCCGCAGGCCGACGGCACCCTGGTCAAGCTGCCGCACACCGAGGACGACGACCTGCTCGCGTCCCTGCTGACGCTGTCGGACGTCTTCTCCACCGGCCACCACGCCGCCGTGAAGGCGGGCGTGCGCGAAGGCCAGAACGTCACCGTGATCGGCGACGGCGCGGTCGGGCTCTCCGCCGTCCTCGCGGCGAAACGCCTGGGCGCCGACCGGATCGTCCTGATGGGACGGCACCGGGCCCGCACCGACCTCGGCCGCGAGTTCGGCGCGACCGACGTCGTCGCCGAGCGCGGGGACGAAGGCATCGAGAAGGTGCGCGAACTGACGAACGGCCAGGGCACGCACGCCGTGCTCGAGTGCGTCGGCACGAAGGGCGCGTTCGAGATGGGCGTCGGCGTCGTGCGCGCGGGCGGCGCGGTCAGCCGCGTCGGGCTGCCGCAGTACGAAGACGCGCCCGCCGGCGTCGGCGTCTTCCGCCGCAACGTCACCATCACCGGCGGCGTCGCGCCCGCCCGGCACTACATCCCCGAGCTGCTGCCGGACGTCCTCGAGGGCAGGTACCGGCCGGGTCGCGTCTTCGACCGGACCATCGACGTCGAGGGCGTGCCGGACGGCTACCGCGCGATGGCGGACCGCGAAGCGCTGAAGGTGCTCATCAAGCCGTGA